The DNA region CATGTAAACATTGAAAAACCTTGGATGATTTCTTATTATTATACCCTCTTTGCATAATTTTTGAGCAACCCAGCGGTGACAAAACGTGGTATCATTTTCTATCAAGGAGTCACGTATGGCACATCTTTTCACTTATGGATCACTTATGTTTGAAGACGTCTGGAATAGACTGATCAAAGGAAATTATCTCTCACAACAAGCAAGCTTGGCAGGCTATGCAAGACGTTCCGTCAAAGGAGATGAATACCCCGTTATTTTTAAAGCCAATGAACTGGTAGAAGGAGTCGTTTATTACGATATCAATGAAGAAGATATGGCTATTTTGGATGCCTTTGAGGGTGAATATTATCAACGTACGGAAGTAGAACTTCTGGTAAAAAATGAGCCCATCCAAGCTTGTGTGTATGTTTTAAAAGAGAAGCACTTTGATATTATCGACCCTAAGCCTTGGAGTGAAGCACTTTTTGCAACCGAGGGTATCAAACGC from Sulfurospirillum diekertiae includes:
- a CDS encoding gamma-glutamylcyclotransferase family protein, with amino-acid sequence MAHLFTYGSLMFEDVWNRLIKGNYLSQQASLAGYARRSVKGDEYPVIFKANELVEGVVYYDINEEDMAILDAFEGEYYQRTEVELLVKNEPIQACVYVLKEKHFDIIDPKPWSEALFATEGIKRFLAHYKGFA